A stretch of DNA from Herpetosiphonaceae bacterium:
GAACGGCTCGCGGATCCACAGCAGATCATCGGCCGTCTGCTGATCCAGCGGAAGCGCCGGATCGACGCCGGCGTGCACGAACAGATAGTCGCCACTTTCGAAGCTCAGCTCTAGGCTCTGCAGGAACTCCACGTGCCTGCGCGGGATCCGCTGGCGCAGATGGGCTTGCAGCTGCCCATAGAAGCGGGGATCGTCCTGGGGCATGCCGAACTGCACGCCATAGCTGTGAATTGTGGCGTCTCCGCCGTAGCGCAGCCAGATCGGCCCGATCGCCGGATCGACCAGAAAGCTGAGCAGCCAGGCGTCGTGATTGCCGAGCAGATGGACGGCCTGGAAGTCTTCCAGGGGGTCGTTGATCAGGAGATCGAGGACGCGCCGGCTCTCCAGGCCGCGGTCGACGTAGTCCCCGAGATACACGACCAGCTTGCCGGTGCCCGGCGTGAGCGCTGCCGCGTCCTCGGCGATCAGACGATGCATCTGCGCGAGCAGATCGGCGCGCCCGTGGATGTCGCCCACTGCGTACACGCAGACCCCGGGCGGCACGCGCGCCGG
This window harbors:
- a CDS encoding metallophosphoesterase translates to MLRSLFRRTPEDLSATPAVAGQPARVPPGVCVYAVGDIHGRADLLAQMHRLIAEDAAALTPGTGKLVVYLGDYVDRGLESRRVLDLLINDPLEDFQAVHLLGNHDAWLLSFLVDPAIGPIWLRYGGDATIHSYGVQFGMPQDDPRFYGQLQAHLRQRIPRRHVEFLQSLELSFESGDYLFVHAGVDPALPLDQQTADDLLWIREPF